In a single window of the Panthera leo isolate Ple1 chromosome A1, P.leo_Ple1_pat1.1, whole genome shotgun sequence genome:
- the PRSS38 gene encoding serine protease 38 isoform X2 — protein sequence MASQPSVPHAVLGASLPAAPSLILLLLLLPPTRVAAIAHGHPRIKGVSLNRDVACGHRYIQGKIVGGVDVPERKWPWQVSVHYAGFHVCGGSIIDEYWILSAAHCFQKEKNTEAFDMYVGLVDLRVAGNHTQWFEVNKVIIHPTYEVYHPIGGDIALVQLKSRIVFSDSVLPVCVAPPDVNLQNVICWATGWGVISQQG from the exons ATGGCTTCCCAGCCATCTGTCCCTCATGCTGTGCTTGGAGCCTCGCTGCCTGCAGCCCCCAGCCTCATCCTGCTCCtactcctcctgccccccacccgaGTTGCAGCCATAGCCCACGGACACCCCAGGATCAAGGGTGTCTCCTTGAACCGAGACGTGG CCTGTGGCCATCGTTACATACAGGGGAAGATTGTGGGGGGCGTGGATGTCCCAGAGAGGAAGTGGCCATGGCAGGTCAGCGTGCACTATGCAGGCTTCCACGTCTGCGGAGGGTCCATCATCGATGAGTACTGGATCCTGTCAGCAGCCCACTGCTTCCAGAA AGAGAAGAACACTGAAGCATTTGATATGTACGTGGGCCTTGTGGACCTCAGGGTTGCAGGCAATCACACCCAGTGGTTCGAGGTGAACAAGGTGATCATTCACCCTACGTATGAAGTGTACCACCCTATTGGAGGAGACATTGCCCTGGTGCAGCTGAAATCTCGCATTGTGTTTTCTGACTCTGTGCTCCCAGTCTGCGTCGCACCCCCAGATGTGAACCTTCAGAATGTCATTTGCTGGGCTACAGGATGGGGAGTCATCTCCCAACAAG GGTGA
- the PRSS38 gene encoding serine protease 38 isoform X1: MASQPSVPHAVLGASLPAAPSLILLLLLLPPTRVAAIAHGHPRIKGVSLNRDVACGHRYIQGKIVGGVDVPERKWPWQVSVHYAGFHVCGGSIIDEYWILSAAHCFQKEKNTEAFDMYVGLVDLRVAGNHTQWFEVNKVIIHPTYEVYHPIGGDIALVQLKSRIVFSDSVLPVCVAPPDVNLQNVICWATGWGVISQQGHTSDKLQEAQMPLISLPLCQLLYGHLSYIMMDMLCAGDIKNMKTVCEGDSGGPLVCEFNHTWLQVGVVSWGRGCTYPMYPAVYARVSYFSKWIHYHIEHTPLPLQPLPTLSSMLCATLSVPVTMLAVLLML, translated from the exons ATGGCTTCCCAGCCATCTGTCCCTCATGCTGTGCTTGGAGCCTCGCTGCCTGCAGCCCCCAGCCTCATCCTGCTCCtactcctcctgccccccacccgaGTTGCAGCCATAGCCCACGGACACCCCAGGATCAAGGGTGTCTCCTTGAACCGAGACGTGG CCTGTGGCCATCGTTACATACAGGGGAAGATTGTGGGGGGCGTGGATGTCCCAGAGAGGAAGTGGCCATGGCAGGTCAGCGTGCACTATGCAGGCTTCCACGTCTGCGGAGGGTCCATCATCGATGAGTACTGGATCCTGTCAGCAGCCCACTGCTTCCAGAA AGAGAAGAACACTGAAGCATTTGATATGTACGTGGGCCTTGTGGACCTCAGGGTTGCAGGCAATCACACCCAGTGGTTCGAGGTGAACAAGGTGATCATTCACCCTACGTATGAAGTGTACCACCCTATTGGAGGAGACATTGCCCTGGTGCAGCTGAAATCTCGCATTGTGTTTTCTGACTCTGTGCTCCCAGTCTGCGTCGCACCCCCAGATGTGAACCTTCAGAATGTCATTTGCTGGGCTACAGGATGGGGAGTCATCTCCCAACAAG GCCACACCTCAGACAAGCTGCAGGAGGCACAGATGCCCCTGATCTCACTGCCCCTGTGCCAGCTGCTCTACGGACACCTGTCATATATTATGATGGACATGCTGTGTGCCGGGGACATCAAGAACATGAAGACTGTGTGCGAG GGTGACTCTGGTGGCCCACTCGTCTGTGAATTCAACCACACCTGGTTGCAGGTTGGAGTGGTGAGCTGGGGCCGTGGCTGCACATACCCTATGTATCCTGCAGTTTATGCGCGGGTCTCCTATTTCTCAAAGTGGATCCATTATCACATAGAGCACACACCCCTGCCTCTTCAgccactccccaccctctcctccatgCTATGCGCCACCCTCAGTGTCCCTGTGACCATGCTGGCTGTCCTATTAATGTTGTGA